From Dehalococcoidales bacterium:
ACGAAAACATCCCTCGTTTCAACCGCCTGGGCAACTGGATATTCCGCACCATGATAAAAGGCTTCTACGGGTTTCAGGCTCACGACCCGTGCACCGGACTCTATGGTGCCAGGAAGGTCTACCTGGAACTGATGGACCTGTCCTCAAAGCGCTTCGCCATTGAGCCGGAAATCTCCATCAAGAGCAGTCGAATGAAGCTGAAAACGCTCGACATCCCCCTGCGATACCGTCCCAGGATTGGTGACACCAAGCTCAATGCCATCCAGGTCGGCTATGAGGACTTGAAGACGATTCTCGGTCTCGTTTTCTGGCGGGGAAAGACAGAAAGCCCGGAACAAACCGCAAGCGTTGGCGTCAAATGACCATCTCCGGACACAGTACTATGACTCCGAAGCAAATATCTCAGCCCGTGAGTATCCCGGACAGGTTTCAGGCAGTCACGGACGGTCTTTCGCCTGCGCCGGAAGTCTCCGTCGTTATCTGTGCCTACACCATGGAACGCCTGCCCTACATATATGAAGCCGTGGACTCGGTGCTCCGGCAGACATGGCCGCCGCACGAGGTAATCCTGGCGGTTGACCACAACCCCGAGCTCTTCCAGAATCTCAATGACGAACTCGGGGACAGAATCAGCGTGATACACAATGATGGACCGGAACGTGGCGCCGTAGTGACCGACAACATCGGCACCAGGTACGCTACCGGCGACATCATCGCCTTCATGGATGATGATGCCACCGCCGCCAGCGACTGGCTGGAAAAGATGGTGAGACACTACCGGGACCCCCGGGTTATCGCTGCCGGTGGCAAACTGGTCCCGGTATGGCAGGAGCACCGTCCCCGATGGTTTGCCGAGGAGCTGGACTGGGTTGTGGGTGGTACCTATAAAGGACATCCGGAGACACAGACCGAGGTTAGAAACCTGATACTGTGCAACATGTCCGTCTGGAGGGGAGTCTTCCATTCGGCGGGCTTCTTCACCACCGAGCTGGGCCGGCGCAAGAACT
This genomic window contains:
- a CDS encoding glycosyltransferase family 2 protein, with protein sequence MTPKQISQPVSIPDRFQAVTDGLSPAPEVSVVICAYTMERLPYIYEAVDSVLRQTWPPHEVILAVDHNPELFQNLNDELGDRISVIHNDGPERGAVVTDNIGTRYATGDIIAFMDDDATAASDWLEKMVRHYRDPRVIAAGGKLVPVWQEHRPRWFAEELDWVVGGTYKGHPETQTEVRNLILCNMSVWRGVFHSAGFFTTELGRRKNWGTGAESEFFLRVKRLSPDSAILYEPEAVVYHKVPPQRASLKYVLLRSYNEGFHKALIRRTFAGMSGEPLSMERSYLRYLVHSVLGKLVRFYKRGNTSQVASITASVAATGAGYLMGMLKR